The genomic stretch gggggaggggaggggggggctgcACACCCGCGTGCCTTTTTAgacctccgcttcttcgtctgggCTCTTTGCCTGTGGATTTGAATGCCATGATATGTTGCGCGCCGTTTTTGCATTGGGGCAAGTCGGGTTTTCGTTTCGCTTCCGTTCGACTCGCAGGCTTCTGCTGCACGAGTCCACACACCGCGGCGCGACTGTCCTCTACTCCACGCACATCTTCGACGGCTTAGACACCTGGGCAACGCATCTGCTCTACATCCAGAAAGGCCGAGTGAAGCTCTACAAGCCTCTCTCGGAGATCTCCGCGTAAGCGAGCATGCGCCTGGAGGCATCCACCATCTACACGCTTCACTGCGTGAGATGGAGGCTGCACTTTGTATGTAGCCCTTGAAGCCTGTGCGAGGGTCCTGGGAGGGTCGCGTCTCGAGTGTGTGGCTGGAGGCGCTGACCAATGCGGGGCGAGCCTTTTAAAAAAATGAAAAATGCTACTCTGTGATGTCGGGGTGGTGCGCGTGAAGGCTTGAAATCCCGGTCCGACATGTGGGCGCATAGAGTGACACAAATAGCTTGTCCGCGCCTCACTGCTCATACGCATGTGTATattcatacatatatgtgtgtgtttttttgtGCAAATCTGTGTGCACGCTGCGTGTTTGGtttccgcgacgcgcgcctgaTGTCTGTGCTTTACTCTGCATGTGGTTCCTACGTCTGCCATTTCCTGCGTTGTTTCGTCTGTCGACAGGatcggcgagctgcgcgcgtcgggcCATAGTGCGCCTCTGTACGCCCTCGTCCGCCGCTGGCTGTTTGGCGAGTGGCAGCATCACCCTCAGCTGGCGGCTCTGGAACGTAAGTTGCGAGGCAGTCGAGCAGCTCGGTCTTCTCGCTCAGTGTCTCCGCATCTGCatttttcgcgttttttgCTGTGCCTTGTCGGCTGCTCagaccgcctgcgcgcgccacgGCGACTCAGCTGTGGCGCGCAAATCTGCAGGCGTGAGTTGCTCTCAGAACCGACTGATCGTTCATTCTGCGGCACGGATTCCCAcatgttttctctttttttgcaGGTCTTTGatcgcgaggcgcacgcggctgcgcaAGCCCACGCGCGCAACGAGCCTCACGTGGAGCTGCCGGTCCGCAAGCACAACTCGCTTCGCACATAAAACAACGCCAAAACCTGTGCGGAGGTACTCGCTAGATATATTTCTCATGAAGGTGCTGCATGCAGATGGAGGGGTAGATATACGCgtgcatatatttatatatatatatatatatatatatatatatatgtgcgaTGCGTATGGTACACGGCGCGTGCATGGGTGGCGGTCTTCGCGTCGTTAGGGTGGCGtcaggagggcgaagaggacgagcgGAAAATCGAAGTAGAGCAGAAGTTTTCAGGTGCCTGTTTTGTCTTATGGGAAGCGTAGGACAGCCAAGGCTAACGTATTTGAATAGGTGTGCTCGCCttgtttctcttcttttgaAGCGAAGCAGATTCTTTTCTACTGTGGGAAGATAGTTGGAGTGGGGGGACAGGCATCTCATGTTGTCCTGCCTTtgaagcgagaggaggacaTTTGTGCCCAGGAAGCCCGACGGAACCAACTGTTTTTTAGCAAAACAACAAGATCAATCGCAGCGTGACCTGCCACAGCGTCCCTATTCGGACAGGAGgttctttctttttttttaGCTAAAACGAGGCAACGCGCTGCTACAGGTTACGCGTTTGTCAGCCTCAATTTCGGAAAGTTCTGTCTCTTTGCGGGAAAGCCCATACAGAGCCACATCTCCTCTAGTTTTTTCTGCACTAGCACTTTATATGCTTCTCTATAGGGTAGGCCTCCCTCTTCGCACGCTCGCGCTTAAAATGTTGGAGTTCAATAgcctactacattaagattaaTCCACATCGGGTTTAGGGCTAAGCGTAATACATAGATTCCTGTTCACTCATCtcaacagcgagagaaaactactgctcagatgctagtctgaTCAGCAGCATCGTACTTTGAGCGAAAGCtgcacacatatacatatgcatgcagagagtGGCTGCATAGGACCGCGGAAGAGTCACGGCATGCAGAGAGATCAGGCAACTTTGGAGTGTTTTCTCAGGGTCAACACGAAGGCCCGCGTTGCCTGCGCCAGAACACgaagatcatagctaggcaGTCCTCGTCGAGCGTGAGGCGCTTGACCGAAGAGGCTTTTCGTGGCAGCCTCCGGGCTGCTGATCAGAAGGCAGTCTGGCGAACGAACAGAAGCAGCGAGTATCTTCTTCACTCGGCGAACAGCGCCTAGATTTAGCGGCGCTGTCGAAAAAAAATGAATGTATACACAAAACGTTTGGCTGTAGATGGCTGGCAAACGGCCGAGCGCATTGCAGGAGGCTGTACCCGAAGAAAGGCGAATAGTCACGGATACGGAGAGGCACGGAATACACAGATATCTGCGTAGATTTTTCTCGTCGAGTACGCATGTCACATATGCGTAAATGTAGGAGTCTTGGTCGCGCGATATATGCGCGGGTGTTCCCCCTTCCCTAAAGAAACTCGATTCTGAAAatcgctctcttcgcgcaAACGCGGAGCGTCCCTACATCGAGAATCACCCCCCATGGCGGGGACTCAGTGACAGCCGCTTCTACACGTGTGCGGGTTTCTCCTTTCCCGGGCGCTGCCGACTCGGTTTCTCTGCTTTGGTGGCGCGCGACCTGCGGAGATTTCGCTGGATTCGCGCGATGCGGATTTTCTGCACTTTCTGTCCCTCGCGCAACGCACCACCTCTGCACATCGAATGCAAGCGCCGCGTTGCCAGGAGCGAAACTGACGCTTCCATCtacggagagcgagaagacctTCCCGGTTCTTCTCTTTGGCTGGCGCACTCTGCATCCGCCCCCTTCCGCACGCGCAACGTCCTCCATCGCAAGTTCGTCCTGCCTTGTTCTatctccgcctccctcgcgccgcgccacaCTGCCatttctcgcctctctcgcctgttGGTGGAAGCGCGCCTGCTGATTCATTTccccgccgctctctctcctgtctgTGGAAGCAcctccgctcgcctctgACAGTTCGGGTGCTGCACCTGCATCGCTGTCACCAGCCGCCTCTGAGAAAATTGCGAATGTCTGCGATGCGCGGAAGGGGTAATCTCCGTCGCTGTCGAGTTCGTCAGGGGTGTATACACTGTCTCCCAGCGGCGTGTGGAGAGAGGGCCGCGATACAGCCAACTGTGTGTCGCAAAGCCACTTTGCGAAGCTGTTTGGCGGCTTTCTATCGCACGCGTCATCAGATTGAGCTCGCATCGACAgaagccccgcggcgccgcgaggagaggatCCCGCAGCATCTGCATCCGCCCCTCTCTCGTTGCCTTGCTGTGGCGTGGTGCGACTTAGTCTGTTcaagaggcgacgcgacaAAGAAAAGATCCAcgacgcgccgtcgccgagagTCGAGCACATCGGGGTCTGGTCGCGCTCAAAGCAGTACGAGGGCGGGATGTCTCCGAGGAAAACGACGCACTTCCACGCGAGCTTGCGAGTATCCAGCCAAGTCCGAAGGTCCACACTGGCCTTCAGCTGGACTtgcagaaagcgagaaagccgcgcgagacgttGGTCTGTCAAACTGAAAAACGAGCTGAAccacaggcgccgcgagccgaagAGTCCGCTTCCTTCGCACCGTGGAAGGAGGCAAGCAGGAAGCGCGACGCTGCGAGAAAGACGACTGCGTGAGGAGGGcactgcggaggcgagcggaggaggaggcgggcggcgcgcaggtaagagacgcgcagcgctcgTTTGCCATGGGGAAAGCAAAAGAGAAGGAACGTGGCAGATGGACTTCGCGAGGTCAAGcccagcagagagaagcagaagcccACTGGGGAGGAGGACCAGTGAAAGAACGGGAGGCAGAaaaggcgccggaggcaaggcgaagaagggcgacaCAGCAAAACGCGAAGGTATGGCCTCGGCGACAAGGTTTACCCTTTTGCTAGCTGGGTGCACATCCACGCCGACTGCGGGGGCAATCCAATTTCCTAGGGCATACGCATGTCTCTGGAGAAtcgcgaaaaaaaacgagGAACTCAGCCCCAGGCaaggcgctcgccctccgtcCCCCGAATCGAAAGAGGCGTGTGGCTCACCCTGCCGATCCCCCGCTGGAGCTCCTGATGGACAGGGACGCTTGCAGCGGgggcgcgaagcagctcctGCATCTTCCTGTGCGTCCTCTGCTACTCCCGAAGGCTCAGAGTCCTCGacgcccgcccgccgcggatgtctgtctctctcgctgtcttGCCATGACCCTGTCTGCCCCGGGGCCTTGTCagctcgcctctccgcgctcctCCCCCGCAGTACATCCTCGTCACTTCTTCCCTCTGAGTCTCCTCctttcgcttctgcgtctccagcGAACAGGTtgcgtcgctgccctcccTCGTCGGGTGCCGCGATTCCACGAGGAACGGCGCTTTTCTGTCCTTCTCCGGGAAAAAGAAAATCGATCTTTCGGCGGCGGAGTGGCGGTTTGAGTCGCGGCCGAGGGATCGAGTCGAAGACTCGCCCCAGAAATCTGCACACGAGACTGGAGCCGCGCAAAAGAGACACGCCACGGtgcgggggggcggcagtATCTGCGCCGTGCGTACagggcgcgagaagagagggaaagACGAAGCGTCTGCGCAGTTGAAGCAGAATAGAGGAGGGGggcacagagacagacactCGAGGCAGCACGAGGTGCAGCAGTGGAAGACTCAGCGAGAGAGTAGACAGttgaaggccgccgcgcaaagagaagtcgccgccgcagccgggcAGCGAAACTCGAGAggggcgcgcagagcgcgcggaaaactcaggcgcagaggaagataaagacgaagaggaaggaggaaggcgggCGGCAAACACACAGGCTAGGCGCCGATCTGGAACAGGCTGATGCTGCTTTTGCGGGGCTGCACAGGCAGACTGCGAAGGACAGCCTCCTGGGGAcaaagcagaagaagaaaacaagTGACAAAGACGAGAACGAAAGGTAGGacacgagcgagaagaacgaaCACGAGGGAGTGGCGCGTATGCGCGTGTTGAGGAAAGGCAAGAAAAGAACCCCGACGAGCCAGGTGACGGAAGACAAGTCGGCGTTTCTAGCGAGGATGAGAGAGCGGTGGAGTAGACCGCGAAATGAataaaaagaagaaaaaggggcGAAAGCGGACGACGCATCTTGCACACGAACGCGCGGGACGCGCTCTACGCCGTCTCTTACTGGTCAAGTGTCTCCGGCATtggagcggagagagaaatcGAGAGaatctttcctcttcttcccccataggctcgcctgtctccaAGCAAAAACGCTGGCGCTGGATTAAACTCTGTGTGTGTTCAAGCGCCTGCGtaagaagagaaaaaagaaggggGCTAGGTCGTGAACGAGCCGCGAAAAGGAGACAAGGAGACACGCAACCGCGAAAGACCCCGCGGTGGTGTCTCCATCGCCttcggccgcggcagagggcaTCGAGTCGAAAGATCGCGCATCTGAACGCACGAAAAGCGCAGATTCAGGCTGTGTTTACTTAGACCGCAGGCTTGTTTGTCGTGATGTGCATAAGTTCGCTTGCTGTTCAGAGACCGCACGagcacacagagacacagaggcCCGCGAACGCGAGATCTGCGCAGACCGTCGAGCTTAGACATTGACGGGCTCCCGCGGCTTGAAGCGGAGCGCAGCTTTGAGAAAAGGACGCAAAGCGGACAGCCAACACAGCCAGGACAGAAAACAGACGTCGCCCCTGCCCGAACCGAATCGCGCGGCAGTGAGCCGAAGCACTGAACTGCCGCAGTGCCACAGAGTACTCTTGCTGTCTACATCGCCCGAAGCACAGCCCTCCCTCTACGTGCCGCTTTGTCTTCTCGGCGCCACGTGAGTGTGGAGGGAACGACGATTCACACGCTGTATGGATCATTTGCTTGTCTGTCTgcgcctttcttctcgtATGTGGAAACCCTcgtgctgcagcagggcTCCCAAGGAGGCTCGCTCTTCCGCTGTGCTCACAAACTCCCTTTTATGGCGTTCAAAGAGACGTCTCCTGCAGCGAAGCAAGTTTGCTACAGTCCCAGAATGGGCGCACCTCAGCGTGAGTCGCCACCAGGTTTAGCTGTTCTTCAGGCACCCAGACGACGCACTTCCAGACACGAGTCTTTTTGCTGCTCCATTCACAGGACTGCATTCCTTTGGCCAAGCGAGGTGCTCGTCGCTGGCTAGAAAGCGCCTGTGTCTTTCCCGCTGAGCGAGGGCTGACAGCGACACACGCAGTTTACACGGTTTCCATGATCGTTCCTGCCTTCACGCGTCCGTTTTGCGAAGTGGCACTCCGAAACGGGCGGGCTGTCAGCTgtcgcttcgccgtcctgctgcggcttcgcgtaATATAAACCCTAAACGCGCAGGCGTGCTGGCTGCCGCATCGTGGCTGACCTGATTCGCTGTGCTGTGTACGGAAACGAGGCTCGAACGCCCCTCTCTGCCTCACGAAGGAAGTGTCGTGGTGACTCCCCTTCGTCCGAAGGCCTGGAAGGGAGGGACGCGACGGCAACCACAGagtgctcgcggcgcggctgctgcgcatgcCGTTTGTACCTTAGCTGCGAAGTTTGTTTGTCGGGACAAGCCTGGATGCCTGCGCAGCCCCGCAGCGCCACGCCATGCGTGCCGTCGGGCGTGCCGGGGTTTGTGGTGGCGGCTGTTGAGTTGCGAGCTACGGCTGTATTTCTACTCCAGGTTTCCTAGGCGCATCCAGTGACGACAGCCGACCGGGGGTGCTTGCCCTCTCAACTTCCTTAAGGCCGGTTCGTGGGAGGCCATGCGTGTAACATTGCTTCCACATGTTGGGTGCGTATGAGAGGCGAgtcagaagagaagaagagagtgcAGCTGCGATGTGTCTGGAggcatgcagcaggcgcgcatgGATGTTGCGTATGGATGGCGAATAACGAAGTAGATTCGCGGAtccgcgcggcagacgtGCCTTAAATGCTCCCTGACCTGCGCTATGGTGAGGCGGCAGGTCACAGCAGCTAACAAAACAACGCTGAATCCGTGTGCATGCTGCGCCAATCTCCGTACCAAGAGGATCTGAATGGCTCCCGCTTGTCTTCGCTGGTGCATGCTAAGTGGTGCATGCTAAGCGTGTGAAGAACAGACTCGTGATCGTGCAGCCGCCTACCATTGTCAGCTGTATGGAACGCATCAGCAAATGGACTTCGCCGTGCCTGATATATGCTATATATAGATCTATTCTAGCATATATAATATTTATATAGATTTATACATTGTGTAgtcgatatatatattatagACAGCACATATCTACTATGAATAGAAAGAAGagaatacatatatatattatagatagcatatatatctattttTATGGAATGTAGGATGCCAAATCGTTGACGAATTGTTTATCGGCGCTCTTTCTGGGTTACCCTCCAAGCGGGGGGCTCCTTCCGAACCTTTAAAAGGAGACATACCTCAGCAGTGGGGTGGACTCGAGACACAAAAGACGCCGGAGATACCATCTACATTGCGCAATCGCTTAGTTGTTCGCGGAAGTCAATCTTGATCGGACAGAGAAGCCGGACTTCTCCGTAATGTCGTTCAGCCGAGAAGCTTCTTCACCGGACTGAACTGTCAACAACGCCGTGTGAGGCACGCGCTAGCCATTCAGTTTCAGCTGACGAGTTGCGCCAAAACAGCGGAAAAAAGCTGATGCAAAGAGGAGGGCTCAACGCATCTGGCGCTGCAGGTTTCGTCGTGGGGTTGACGTTTCTCGCGATATCGGCTGCATGCTTGCATGACTTGAGACAACTCAGCAGCCATTAGCTTTGAAAAGCAAAAACAGTGttcgaggagctgcagaaTCTTGTTTGAGCACACCAGGTCCTTAGGTCGTCTCAGGCTTTCCGCTGATCCGGCGGGCAGACGCCTCAGCCCCTTTCGTGCGTTGCGCATGCGTTTTCTAGATTCGCGCGTGCAGGCGTGAATACAGATCGCCTCGCGGCATGCACCAGAGACCGACGGAGTTTTTCACCGGACGCGAACTCACGGGGCATTTACGCTTTTATCCTTCAGCACTGTACTGTTGTAAAGGAATGCTCTCACCGTTTCGAGCCCGCTCGCGTGCTGTTGTTGAGTTCCGGGTCACTTTGCCTGTTGCAGAATTTGTTGGCGTGGGACGCACATGTTGTAGTTGAGTTGACACGTGGAAACAATTTCCGTTTCTCTCGATCCCGACTTTCGCTTaaggcctgcgccgctctgaGAGGCAGCCCTCCTCCTGGGATTGGCCGCAAGCAGTCTGAAGCAGGAACTTCTGCAAGCAAGTCCCCTCGCAGAGAGTTTTTGAGTCTTGTGTGTCTGtcttcctttttttctttcttctcgtcccttcatctgcggctgctgcgcttcgtcctccgccctTGTCCGCTCAAAACGCGCGACTTGCGCCCTCATTTTCGCTGCCTTCTAGCTCTGCGCAGCTTCAGGCGTCGCCCCGCGGCTCTTCCGGTCTTCCCCTTTGACTCGTCTGGTCTCTACGTCGGCCTTTCTGTTTCTGTGCTcacctttttttcttcttctccgccttcgcctcgtctcctcccgtCGTCCTCTTTTCAGCTGTTTCGGAATTCGCAAATCGGTTTCCCGACTGCCGCGGGAAACGAAGTCGCGCCAATTCACGCAGTGCGCAGGTTTCTCACGGACAAGTCCAAAGGAGACATGAGAAGAATGACAAGGCCTCCAACGAGCTAGAGCCGCGCCTGATAAGCCTCGCAGGATGGGAGTCCCGACGTTCTACCGCTGGCTTTGTAGCCGGTATCCCAGAGTCGTCATCGACGTGGGAGAAAATCATGTGCAGGACATGCGCGAGGAACTTCGTCtcaaaagagagagacgccgcgcgcaagAAAAGCAGCAGAAGCCTTGTCAGAGTCagcagggcgaaggcgctgcgcctgcggaaggaaacgaaggcgatgcgaacctgcctgcgccgccagcgaatGAGGAAAACGGCGATGAAGATTTCGGATACGACTGCCTTTACCTGGACATGAACGGCATCATCCACCCTTGCTGCCACACGGATgacggtgtacgtacactggaggcgggcgaccgAAAGGCTCACACCCTCATTCTCCCTTCGTCTCCCGACGCAGACCCGACAGCGATTTCGTTTCTCACTGCGGGCTACGACACcctaggcgtaatatatgggCTTTTGTcctcactcatcttaacaggGAGAAACAACGACCACCAGAAGCAAGTCTGATCAGCTGCATCGTGCTTGGAATTATTGTCTCTCAGACCTGCTGCTCTTCGACCGATTGGTGATGGCCACCTGACTTTTCGAGAGGCCTCTacctccttctctccccgTTTCCATATcacctgcgtcgcctctcgaTACTGACAAGCCGCGCTCTTTGTGtgatatatatttatatatatatatatatatgaatatataaTGTTTgaatatattcatatatatgtacatactTGCTTATGGCTTGTCTACCTGCCATGCGTCCCGCCGCCCTTCATGTAGGCGCCTGCGTTGCTTCTCTAGTGATTGCTCTGCCTTGTTGCATCGGCGTGTTTCCCTCTTACTTGCTCTGCTCATTTGTGGTGTACCTTTGCGTGCGTGTTTTTGTCGCAGTCGTGCCcagcgacggaggaggagatGTTCCTGTCGATTTTCCAGTACGTTGATCGCATCGTCGACATCATTCAGCCTCGCCAACTCCTCTACTTGGCTGTTGGTGAGTGCGCCAGTGGCTGGAAAGACCACAGAGAGACCtccgcatgcacgcatgctGCGCAGGCAGAAAATCACTGGAGCAGCTTGTCTGTGCTAGCAGAGACGCATGAGGAGCATTGGTCGACTACCCTGTCCGCGATGGGGCTGCTGTATGCACGGCTGAAAAGTGAATTCCATTTTCTCTGCCTATAAGCGAACAGGAAACACGTCCAAGATGCGACGCAGCGGTGCAGCTTCTTCGTGTGCGGCGTGCCGCTCGCGGAAAGAAATCAGAGTCTGACCGCTCGATCAGAAGGTCGTGCACACTAGCCGTCCTGCGCACTCATCCGCGTGGGCACATCTTCGTTCGCGGAGGCTGTCATGCCTA from Besnoitia besnoiti strain Bb-Ger1 chromosome X, whole genome shotgun sequence encodes the following:
- a CDS encoding hypothetical protein (encoded by transcript BESB_017860), with translation MQSCEWSSKKTRVWKCVVWVPEEQLNLVATHAELRSASSRGSPSMSKLDGLRRSRVRGPLCLCVLVRSLNSKRTYAHHDKQACGLRGCPSQSACAAPQKQHQPVPDRRLACVFAARLPPSSSSLSSSAPEFSARSARPSRVSLPGCGGDFSLRGGLQLSTLSLSLPLLHLVLPRVSVSVPPSSILLQLRRRFVFPSLLAPCTHGADTAAPPHRGVSLLRGSSLVCRFLGRVFDSIPRPRLKPPLRRRKIDFLFPGEGQKSAVPRGIAAPDEGGQRRNLFAGDAEAKGGDSEGRSDEDVLRGRSAERRADKAPGQTGSWQDSERDRHPRRAGVEDSEPSGVAEDAQEDAGAASRPRCKRPCPSGAPAGDRQGEPHASFDSGDGGRAPCLGLSSSFFFAILQRHAYALGNWIAPAVGVDVHPASKRVNLVAEAIPSRFAVSPFFALPPAPFLPPVLSLVLLPSGLLLLSAGLDLAKSICHVPSLLLSPWQTSAARLLPARRPPPPPLASAVPSSRSRLSRSVALPACLLPRCEGSGLFGSRRLWFSSFFSLTDQRLARLSRFLQVQLKASVDLRTWLDTRKLAWKCVVFLGDIPPSYCFERDQTPMCSTLGDGASWIFSLSRRLLNRLSRTTPQQGNERGADADAAGSSPRGAAGLLSMRAQSDDACDRKPPNSFAKWLCDTQLAVSRPSLHTPLGDSVYTPDELDSDGDYPFRASQTFAIFSEAAGDSDAGAAPELSEASGGASTDRRESGGEMNQQARFHQQAREARNGSVARREGGGDRTRQDELAMEDVARAEGGGCRVRQPKRRTGKVFSLSVDGSVSFAPGNAALAFDVQRWCVARGTESAENPHRANPAKSPQVARHQSRETESAAPGKGETRTRVEAAVTESPPWGVILDVGTLRVCAKRAIFRIEFL